The Opitutales bacterium ASA1 genome window below encodes:
- a CDS encoding nicotinate-nucleotide adenylyltransferase translates to MSETEASFRLGVFGGTFDPVHLGHLVAAQDAAEALELDRVLFMPAFRAPLKDREPGASDAVRVALLQAAIEGDERFGLSTLEIERGGVSYTVDTARELRRLHPEAQLFWIIGADQAERLRAWHRIEELAGLLEFIVLARPGYEGTRGGLPEFLRLHFVRAHVFDISSSEIRARLSNRRSVRVFLPAPVADRIERESLYR, encoded by the coding sequence ATGAGCGAAACCGAAGCCTCGTTTCGCCTCGGCGTCTTCGGCGGCACGTTCGATCCCGTGCACCTCGGGCATCTCGTCGCGGCCCAGGACGCCGCGGAAGCACTGGAACTCGATCGCGTGCTGTTCATGCCTGCTTTTCGCGCACCGCTCAAGGACCGGGAGCCGGGCGCGAGTGATGCGGTGCGAGTCGCACTCCTGCAGGCGGCGATCGAAGGCGACGAGCGTTTCGGGCTCTCGACGCTGGAGATCGAACGCGGCGGCGTGAGTTACACCGTCGACACGGCTCGCGAGCTGCGGCGACTGCACCCCGAGGCGCAGTTGTTTTGGATCATCGGTGCCGACCAAGCGGAGCGCCTGCGTGCGTGGCATCGGATCGAGGAACTGGCGGGATTGCTGGAGTTCATCGTGCTCGCTCGACCGGGTTACGAGGGAACGCGCGGCGGCCTCCCGGAGTTTTTGCGGCTTCACTTTGTCCGCGCTCACGTCTTTGACATCAGTTCGAGCGAGATTCGCGCGCGGCTTTCCAATCGCCGATCGGTGCGGGTCTTTCTCCCCGCGCCGGTCGCCGACCGAATCGAGCGCGAGAGTCTCTACCGCTAG
- a CDS encoding elongation factor G has translation MKEYDSADIRNFAIVGHASSGKTMLAEAMLACSGVIGRMGSIAAGTTASDYHTSEKEHRISVHASLLHTEWNGRKFNIIDTPGYQDFISEGLAALRVGDFALVVVHASHGVHVGTDKVWDYATHYGLPKVVVVNALDKEHVDFDATLAQVREHFGRNVFPMTVPLDAGPGFHRTLDVMRSAVMTYKTDGSGKFEQSPAEGEFAERVKEMHRALIEYVAESDPELMEKFFEQDGLSEEELRAGIHKAIQEQVFIPLYAVSAETNVGIARLMDLIAKFGSSPLDRLVVHAHDAEGRDVEVSLESNEPVCYVFKTMNEPGVGELSFFRVYAGTVRSGSELHNASRKNTERVGQIYVLNGHDRTPVPMLHAGDLGAVVKLRDTHTGDTLCSPKFVVSLPRVVYPKPNIHGALKLRSKGDEDKIAMGLSTLHEEDPTFLWRVDGEIHQTIISGQGELHMQIIVERLKRRFNVEVELEEPRVPFRETIRAHADSRYRHKKQTGGAGQFAEVWLRIEPGPRDSGVDFHQSLVGTNVDRVFVPSVEKGVNTACTEGIVAGCRVVDVKIDFYDGKMHPVDSKDIAFQIAGYFAFKEAFVQASPCLLEPICTIHVTVPDEHLGDIMGDISARRGRILGVETEGRFQTVKANVPQKELYRYSTHVRSLTGGRGTHSEEFSHYEQMPAELEQKVVAEARARKEAADAHHR, from the coding sequence ATGAAAGAATACGACTCTGCCGACATCCGAAACTTCGCCATCGTCGGCCACGCCTCTTCCGGCAAGACGATGCTGGCCGAGGCCATGCTCGCGTGCAGCGGCGTCATCGGCCGAATGGGCTCGATCGCCGCCGGCACGACCGCCTCCGACTACCACACGAGCGAAAAGGAGCACCGCATCTCGGTCCACGCCTCGCTCCTCCACACCGAGTGGAACGGCCGGAAGTTCAACATCATCGATACCCCCGGCTACCAGGACTTCATCAGCGAAGGCCTCGCCGCGCTGCGCGTCGGAGACTTCGCCCTCGTCGTCGTCCACGCTTCGCACGGTGTCCACGTCGGCACCGACAAGGTCTGGGATTACGCGACGCACTACGGGCTGCCCAAGGTCGTCGTCGTCAACGCCCTCGACAAGGAGCACGTCGACTTCGACGCCACGCTCGCCCAAGTGCGCGAGCACTTCGGACGCAACGTCTTTCCCATGACCGTGCCCCTCGACGCCGGCCCCGGTTTCCACCGTACGCTCGACGTCATGCGCAGTGCCGTCATGACCTACAAGACCGACGGCTCCGGCAAGTTCGAGCAGAGCCCCGCCGAAGGTGAATTCGCCGAGCGCGTGAAGGAGATGCACCGCGCCTTGATCGAATACGTCGCGGAGTCGGATCCGGAGTTGATGGAAAAGTTCTTCGAACAGGACGGCCTGTCCGAGGAAGAACTCCGTGCCGGCATTCACAAGGCCATCCAGGAACAAGTCTTCATCCCGCTCTACGCCGTCTCCGCCGAGACCAACGTCGGTATCGCTCGGCTCATGGACCTCATCGCCAAGTTCGGCTCGTCGCCGCTCGACCGCCTCGTCGTCCACGCCCACGACGCCGAAGGCCGCGATGTCGAGGTCTCCCTCGAGAGCAACGAACCCGTCTGTTACGTGTTCAAGACGATGAACGAGCCCGGCGTCGGCGAGTTGTCTTTCTTTCGCGTCTACGCCGGTACGGTCCGCAGTGGCAGCGAACTCCACAATGCCTCGCGCAAGAACACCGAACGCGTCGGCCAGATTTACGTGCTCAACGGCCACGACCGCACACCCGTGCCCATGCTCCATGCCGGAGACCTCGGGGCCGTCGTGAAGCTGCGCGACACGCACACCGGCGATACGCTCTGCAGTCCCAAGTTCGTCGTCTCCCTGCCTCGCGTCGTGTACCCGAAGCCCAACATCCACGGCGCGCTCAAGCTCCGCAGCAAGGGCGACGAGGACAAGATCGCCATGGGTCTCTCCACCCTCCACGAGGAGGACCCCACCTTTCTCTGGCGCGTCGACGGCGAGATCCACCAAACGATCATCTCCGGCCAAGGCGAGCTGCACATGCAGATCATCGTCGAGCGCCTGAAACGACGCTTCAACGTCGAGGTCGAACTCGAGGAACCGCGCGTCCCCTTCCGCGAGACCATCCGCGCCCACGCGGACTCGCGCTACCGCCACAAAAAGCAAACCGGCGGCGCTGGCCAGTTCGCCGAAGTCTGGCTGCGCATCGAGCCCGGCCCGCGCGACAGCGGCGTCGACTTCCACCAGTCGCTCGTCGGCACCAACGTCGACCGCGTGTTCGTTCCTTCCGTGGAGAAAGGCGTCAATACCGCCTGCACCGAAGGCATCGTCGCAGGCTGCCGGGTGGTCGACGTGAAGATCGACTTCTACGACGGGAAGATGCACCCCGTCGACTCCAAGGACATCGCCTTCCAGATCGCCGGCTATTTCGCCTTCAAGGAAGCCTTCGTGCAGGCCAGCCCCTGCCTGCTCGAGCCCATCTGCACGATCCACGTCACCGTGCCCGACGAGCACCTCGGCGATATCATGGGCGACATCTCCGCCCGGCGCGGACGTATCCTCGGAGTGGAGACGGAAGGCCGCTTCCAGACGGTGAAAGCAAACGTCCCGCAGAAAGAGCTCTATCGCTACAGCACCCACGTTCGCTCGCTCACCGGCGGTCGCGGCACCCATTCCGAAGAATTCAGCCACTACGAGCAGATGCCGGCCGAACTCGAACAAAAGGTCGTCGCCGAAGCGCGCGCCCGCAAGGAAGCCGCCGACGCCCATCACCGCTGA